The following coding sequences are from one Papaver somniferum cultivar HN1 unplaced genomic scaffold, ASM357369v1 unplaced-scaffold_8, whole genome shotgun sequence window:
- the LOC113344813 gene encoding UDP-glycosyltransferase 92A1-like: MRTPPLCIISDTFTAWTVEIANEIEIFHSVFLTGGAYGLAIYYSIWLNQPQLQNESEEFIVPDFPYELRIHRSQLANIALKATGNDSWSLFLKRELSQTLNSDGFLINTVEEFDQVGLTYFKSKLGHDSVWAVGPVSDYSLALKTRTASTDLSIQWLNKHEEKSVLYISFGSQNTISSTQMMELAIGLEKSGKNFIWVVRPPLGYDINGVSVRMVTGWVQRTDGS; the protein is encoded by the coding sequence ATGAGAACTCCTCCTCTTTGTATAATCTCTGATACGTTCACTGCATGGACAGTTGAAATTGCTAATGAAATTGAGATTTTTCATTCAGTTTTTCTTACTGGTGGTGCTTATGGTCTGGCCATTTATTACTCAATTTGGTTAAACCAACCCCAACTTCAAAATGAGTCCGAGGAATTTATAGTTCCTGATTTCCCCTATGAGTTGAGAATCCATAGATCTCAATTGGCAAATATTGCATTAAAAGCAACTGGCAATGATTCCTGGTCTCTGTTCCTCAAAAGAGAGCTCTCTCAAACATTGAATTCTGATGGATTCTTGATTAATACAGTTGAGGAATTTGACCAAGTTGGGTTAACTTATTTCAAGTCAAAGCTGGGTCATGATTCAGTTTGGGCAGTTGGACCTGTTAGTGATTATTCATTGGCTCTCAAAACTAGAACTGCTAGTACTGATTTGAGCATTCAGTGGCTTAATAAGCATGAAGAGAAGTCAGTTTTGTATATCTCATTTGGGTCACAGAACACAATTTCTAGCACCCAAATGATGGAATTAGCAATTGGATTAGAAAAGAGTGGGAAGAATTTCATTTGGGTTGTTAGACCACCATTGGGGTATGATATCAATGGAGTTTCGGTCCGAATGGTTACCGGATGGGTTCAAAGAACGGATGGAAGTTAA
- the LOC113344812 gene encoding serine carboxypeptidase-like 7 — protein sequence MEMRAYPSNSIYFLIKRSMFRNLNQFYFNLLFLFLLLQISWVHSKHGTSYNATLIIGLSSSSSLSPSRVNHLPGFSGPLPFYLETGYVSVDGSYEEDSPSNIDYGNKNTEMFYYYAKSERNPEEDPLVFGFTGGPRFSSLSALFFEIGRHLKAPSSLIFYNYLHFQYVANIIFPDGPIYTGFSYSKSSPSLRVGDEESSKSIHQFVMKWLIGHPEFKSNPLYIGGDSYSGKIVPVVVQYLINDIETQKYPFLHLKGYLLGNPVTNRQLDHTARVPYAYGMGLLSYELFESMKENCKGKYVNFDLDNVNCLKDRLKFQECTSNINQAHISEDKYCDNLNQKPEQPIDNRRSLSVNAGVVASLEPILPIPGCRAYSLFYSNFQIMYMKYHNQNLVSGYWANNDRVLEALHVKKETVKKWIRCNYDIPYAYDISSSVEYHRNISTKLGYRALIYSGDHDYIVPHISTKAWIRSLNLSIVDDWRPWLLDDQFAGYTRTYSSGLTYATVKGAGHTAPEFRPKECYAMFERWMSHAPL from the exons ATGGAGATGAGAGCCTATCCCTCCAACTCGATATACTTCCTCATCAAACGATCAATGTTTAGGAATTTGAATCAGTTTTACTTCAATCTGCTCTTTCTTTTTCTACTTTTGCAAATCTCATGGGTTCATTCCAAACATGGAACCTCTTATAATGCGACACTAATTATTGGATTATCGTCATCATCGTCTTTATCGCCATCAAGAGTTAATCATCTACCTGGTTTCTCAGGACCTCTTCCTTTCTATCTTGAAACAGG GTATGTCAGTGTTGACGGTAGTTATGAAGAAGATTCACCGAGTAATATCGATTATGGCAATAAAAATACTGAGATGTTCTATTATTATGCGAAATCGGAAAGAAATCCTGAAGAAGATCCTCTTGTGTTCGGGTTCACTGGTGGTCCGCGTTTCTCTAGTCTTAGTGCTTTGTTTTTTGAGATAGGTAGGCATCTGAAAGCGCCGTCGTCTCTCATTTTCTATAATTATCTTCACTTTCAATAT GTAGCCAATATAATATTTCCAGACGGCCCTATTTACACTGGATTTTCTTACTCAAAGTCTTCACCCAGTTTACGCGTCGGAGATGAAGAGTCTTCGAAGAGCATCCACCAATTTGTGATGAAG TGGTTAATTGGGCATCCAGAATTTAAATCCAACCCTCTTTACATTGGTGGTGATTCATATTCAGGCAAGATTGTTCCTGTCGTCGTCCAATATTTAATAAATG ATATTGAAACTCAAAAGTATCCATTCCTTCACCTCAAG GGTTACTTACTCGGGAATCCAGTCACCAATAGACAACTAGACCACACTGCACGGGTGCCATATGCTTATGGCATGGGCCTTTTATCCTACGAACTATTTGAG TCAATGAAGGAGAATTGCAAAGGGAAGTATGTAAATTTTGATCTGGACAATGTGAATTGCTTAAAGGATCGCCTAAAATTCCAAGAG TGTACGTCTAATATAAATCAAGCACATATTTCGGAGGACAAGTATTGTGACAATCTGAATCAAAAACCCGAACAGCCAATTGATAATAGACGCTCCCTCTCAGTGAATGCAGGAGTTGTCGCATCATTAGAGCCCATTCTTCCTATTCCAGGGTGCAGGGCATACTCTCTTTtctattcaaattttcaaattatgTATATGAAA TATCATAATCAAAATCTTGTATCTGGATACTGGGCAAATAATGATCGTGTCCTAGAGGCACTCCATGTAAAGAAg GAGACAGTTAAGAAATGGATTAGGTGCAACTACGACATACCTTATGCATATGATATTTCTAGCAGTGTAGAATATCATCGAAATATAAGCACCAAACTCGGTTATAGAGCGCTCATATACAGTGGTGATCATGATTACATAGTGCCACATATTTCAACAAAAGCATGGATACGGTCACTGAACTTATCCATTGTCGATGATTGGCGCCCATGGCTCCTGGATGATCAGTTTGCCGG ATATACAAGAACATACTCAAGCGGTCTGACATATGCGACTGTGAAG GGAGCAGGTCACACAGCTCCAGAGTTCAGACCTAAAGAATGTTATGCAATGTTTGAGAGGTGGATGTCTCATGCTCCTTTATAA
- the LOC113344814 gene encoding serine carboxypeptidase-like 18, with protein MRQFVDAVDVVGSGGSELEKKQQEQWAASGGRYIGVNGKDEDSPSNNDDGNTDIQLFYYFVESERKPEEDPLAANIVFPDTPVYTGFSYSKSSPNLYVGDKESSKSIYEFVVKWLIGHPKFKSNPLYIGGDSYAAKKGSSQGSFIQLSLFISDIETRKYPFLRLEGYLLGNPVADRQLETNAGVPYAYGMGLLSYELFESMKENCKGSYMNFDLDNANCLKDRQKYQECIRNISVAHITEDRYCGDIGPKHEEPIDNRRSLSAVAEVVASSESVLPIPRYRDYNQNLLSGYWANDNHVQEALHVKKETIKKWVRCSFDVPYKEDILSSVEYHQNISTKLGYRALIYSGDHDFMVPHVSTEAWIRSLNLSITEDWRPWFLDDQFSGYTRTYSSGLTYATGAGHTTPEYRPKESYAMFERWISHAHL; from the exons ATGCGGCAGTTCGTGGATGCTGTGGACGTTGTTGGGTCTGGCGGGAGCGAGCTGGAGAAGAAGCAACAGGAGCAGTGGGCTGCCAGTGGGGGACG GTATATCGGTGTTAACGGTAAGGATGAAGATTCACCAAGCAATAATGATGATGGCAACACAGACATTCAGCTGTTCTATTATTTTGTGGAATCGGAAAGAAAGCCTGAAGAAGATCCCCTG GCTGCCAACATAGTCTTTCCTGACACCCCTGTTTACACTGGATTCTCGTACTCAAAGTCTTCACCCAATTTATATGTCGGAGATAAAGAGTCATCGAAGAGCATCTATGAATTTGTCGTTAAG TGGTTAATTGGACATCCGAAATTTAAATCCAACCCTCTTTACATTGGTGGAGATTCATATGCAG CAAAAAAAGGGTCATCTCAAGGTTCATTCATTCAGCTGAGTTTGTTTATTTCAGATATTGAAACCCGAAAGTATCCATTTCTCCGCCTCGAG GGTTACTTACTCGGGAATCCGGTCGCCGACAGACAATTGGAAACCAATGCAGGTGTACCATATGCTTATGGCATGGGCCTTTTATCCTATGAACTCTTTGAG tcaATGAAGGAGAATTGCAAAGGGAGTTATATGAATTTTGATCTGGACAATGCAAATTGCTTAAAGGATCGCCAAAAATACCAAGAG TGTATACGGAATATTAGTGTAGCACACATTACGGAGGACAGGTATTGTGGTGATATAGGGCCAAAACacgaagaaccaattgataatagaCGATCCCTCTCAGCAGTTGCAGAAGTTGTCGCCTCATCAGAGTCTGTGCTACCAATTCCACGGTACCGG GATTACAATCAAAATCTTCTATCTGGATATTGGGCAAATGATAATCATGTTCAAGAGGCTCTCCATGTAAAAAAG GAAACGATTAAGAAATGGGTCAGGTGCAGCTTCGACGTACCATATAAAGAAGACATTCTTAGCAGTGTggaatatcatcaaaatattagcaCCAAACTTGGTTATAGAGCTCTCATATATAGCGGTGATCATGATTTCATGGTGCCACATGTTTCAACCGAAGCATGGATACGATCACTGAACTTATCCATTACCGAAGATTGGCGCCCATGGTTCCTCGATGATCAGTTTTCCGG ATATACAAGAACATACTCGAGCGGTCTGACATATGCGACt GGAGCAGGTCATACAACTCCAGAGTACAGACCTAAAGAAAGTTATGCCATGTTTGAGAGGTGGATTTCTCATGCTCATTTATGA